The following are encoded in a window of Raphanus sativus cultivar WK10039 unplaced genomic scaffold, ASM80110v3 Scaffold2841, whole genome shotgun sequence genomic DNA:
- the LOC108836811 gene encoding zinc finger A20 and AN1 domain-containing stress-associated protein 9 translates to MGSEQNDSTSFTQSSEPKLCANGCGFFGSPSNMDLCSKCYRDICAEEAQTAVAKAAVEKSFKPPPTLFIAEPDVAEKAVAAAAVLVVAEPSSSSAAVPEQNEPSKPPARPNRCLCCNKKVGILGFKCKCGSTFCGEHRYPERHDCSFDFKEAGRGEIAKANPVIKADKLQRF, encoded by the coding sequence ATGGGTTCTGAACAGAATGATAGCACGAGCTTCACACAATCATCAGAGCCGAAGCTGTGTGCAAACGGATGTGGTTTCTTCGGTTCCCCGTCAAACATGGATCTGTGTTCGAAATGCTACCGAGACATATGCGCAGAGGAAGCTCAAACAGCTGTTGCAAAAGCCGCTGTTGAGAAATCTTTCAAACCTCCTCCTACCCTTTTCATAGCCGAGCCGGATGTGGCAGAGAAGGCAGTTGCTGCCGCTGCTGTTCTTGTGGTGGCCgagccatcttcttcttctgctgcaGTTCCTGAACAGAACGAACCATCTAAACCACCTGCACGGCCGAACCGGTGTCTATGTTGCAACAAGAAGGTTGGGATACTTGGTTTTAAGTGCAAATGCGGGAGCACTTTCTGTGGCGAACATCGGTACCCTGAGAGACATGATTGCAGCTTCGATTTCAAAGAAGCTGGGCGTGGTGAGATTGCAAAAGCCAATCCGGTTATTAAAGCTGATAAGCTTCAAAGGTTCTGA
- the LOC130506054 gene encoding LOW QUALITY PROTEIN: probable sodium/metabolite cotransporter BASS6, chloroplastic (The sequence of the model RefSeq protein was modified relative to this genomic sequence to represent the inferred CDS: deleted 1 base in 1 codon), with protein sequence MFAVGINSNEKDFLEAFKRPKAILLGYLGQYLIKPLLGFIFGLAAVSLFHLPTPIGAGIMLVSCVSGAQLSNYATFLTDPALAPLSIVMTSLSTATAVLVTPMLSLLLIGKKLPVDVKGMISSILQVVIAPIAAGLLLNKLFPKLSNAIRPFLPVLSVLDTACCVGAPLALNINSVVSPFGATILLLVTMFHLSAFLSGYFVTGSVFRNAPDAKALQRTLSYETGMQSSLLALALATKFFQDPLVGIPPAISTVVMSLMGFTLVMIWSNEKEQRI encoded by the exons ATGTTTGCGGTTGGTATCAACTCAAACGAGAAAGACTTTCTCGAAGCT TTCAAAAGACCGAAAGCTATACTCCTCGGTTACCTTGGACAGTATCTCATCAAGCCTCTCCTTGGTTTCATCTTTGGCTTAGCTGCTGTCTCTCTTTTCCACCTCCCTACTCCTATAGGTGCTGGAATCATGTTGGTCTCGTGTGTTAGTGGAGCTCAGTTATCAAACTACGCCACTTTCTTGACGGATCCAGCATTGGCACCTCTTAGCATCGTCATGACTTCTCTATCTACCGCTACCGCGGTCCTTGTCACGCCGATGCTATCGCTCTTGCTTATAGGGAAGAAGCTGCCCGTTGATGTGAAAGGAATGATATCCAGCATTCTCCAGGTCGTGATCGCGCCAATTGCTGCAGGGTTGCTACTAAACAA GTTGTTCCCAAAACTATCCAATGCAATCAGACCGTTTCTCCCAGTTCTATCGGTTCTTGACACGGCATGCTGCGTTGGAGCGCCACTGGCGTTGAACATAAACTCGGTTGTGTCTCCGTTTGGAGCAACGATATTGTTGCTAGTAACGATGTTTCATCTCTCGGCTTTCCTCTCTGGATACTTCGTTACCGGTTCGGTCTTTAGAAACGCTCCAGACGCTAAAGCCTTGCAGAGAACATTGTCCTATGAAACTG GAATGCAGAGTAGTCTTTTGGCACTAGCGCTTGCGACAAAGTTCTTTCAAGATCCTCTTGTTGGGATCCCTCCTGCAATATCT ACGGTGGTAATGTCATTGATGGGGTTCACACTCGTTATGATATGGTCTAACGAAAAAGAGCAAAGAATTTAA